Proteins from one Paenibacillus amylolyticus genomic window:
- a CDS encoding transporter substrate-binding domain-containing protein, producing MKKVASIVMASVLALTLSACGAAKSGEENSAQSASGSAVEKYTFGTDATYPPFEFQKDGKYVGIDIDLMNAIAEEEGFEVEIKPMDFKGIIPAITANQLDGAIAGISITDERKKVVDFSDPYYQAGLSLIVHEDNTDIQSPQDLKGKTIAIKKGTSGANLADEYAKTYGATVKYFDDSPSMYQEVANKNADATLEDFPVISYKIAIDPNAKLKIVGDRLNGDFYGIAVAKGDAELQKKINDGLKKLQENGKYDEIVSKYLGEAAK from the coding sequence ATGAAAAAGGTAGCATCCATTGTAATGGCGTCCGTTCTTGCTCTAACACTTAGTGCCTGCGGTGCAGCGAAATCGGGTGAAGAGAATAGTGCCCAGTCGGCAAGTGGTTCAGCTGTTGAGAAATACACGTTCGGTACCGATGCAACGTATCCCCCTTTTGAGTTCCAGAAGGACGGCAAATATGTAGGGATCGATATTGACCTCATGAACGCGATTGCGGAAGAAGAGGGCTTCGAAGTAGAGATCAAACCGATGGACTTCAAAGGCATCATTCCTGCCATTACGGCGAATCAACTGGACGGAGCCATTGCAGGCATTAGCATTACTGACGAACGGAAAAAAGTGGTGGACTTCTCGGACCCGTATTATCAGGCCGGTCTGTCCTTAATTGTACATGAAGATAACACGGACATCCAAAGTCCTCAAGATTTAAAAGGAAAAACGATTGCGATTAAAAAAGGAACCTCAGGTGCCAATCTTGCAGATGAATATGCAAAAACCTATGGGGCAACCGTGAAATATTTTGATGACAGTCCATCGATGTATCAGGAAGTCGCGAACAAAAACGCAGATGCTACGCTGGAGGATTTCCCGGTCATCTCCTACAAGATTGCCATTGATCCTAACGCCAAGCTCAAAATTGTTGGAGATCGATTGAACGGTGACTTCTATGGTATTGCTGTTGCCAAAGGTGATGCCGAGTTGCAGAAGAAGATTAATGATGGATTGAAGAAATTGCAGGAAAACGGAAAGTACGACGAGATTGTCAGCAAGTATCTGGGAGAAGCGGCTAAATAG
- a CDS encoding amino acid ABC transporter ATP-binding protein produces MITVENLKKQFGANEVLKDISTTIQEKEVVCVIGPSGSGKSTFLRCLNLLEGVTSGKVTIGGIEVTSPKTDIDQLRTNVGMVFQQFNLFPHLTVLENIMLAPKHIKKLNKAENEKKSMELLGKVGLSQKRDAYPEQLSGGQQQRVAIARALAMNPSVMLFDEPTSALDPEMVGEVLQVMKDLAHEGITMIVVTHEMGFAREVADRVIFMDGGYIVEEGTPEELFQNTRHERTKAFLGKVL; encoded by the coding sequence ATGATTACCGTAGAGAATCTGAAAAAGCAGTTTGGTGCCAATGAGGTATTGAAGGATATCTCCACAACGATTCAGGAGAAAGAAGTCGTATGTGTCATCGGACCTTCCGGTTCTGGTAAAAGCACGTTCTTGCGCTGTCTCAATCTGCTGGAGGGTGTGACGTCTGGGAAGGTGACCATCGGCGGTATCGAGGTGACATCGCCCAAGACGGATATCGATCAGCTGCGAACCAATGTGGGCATGGTGTTCCAGCAGTTCAACCTGTTCCCGCATCTGACCGTGCTGGAGAATATCATGCTCGCGCCGAAGCATATCAAGAAACTGAATAAGGCCGAGAATGAGAAAAAGTCAATGGAACTGCTCGGTAAGGTTGGACTGTCTCAGAAGAGAGATGCTTATCCCGAGCAGTTGTCAGGTGGCCAACAACAGCGTGTAGCCATCGCGCGTGCACTCGCCATGAACCCCAGTGTGATGTTGTTCGATGAACCTACCTCTGCATTGGACCCGGAAATGGTCGGAGAAGTACTGCAAGTCATGAAGGACCTCGCTCATGAGGGGATTACGATGATTGTTGTTACGCATGAGATGGGCTTCGCCCGTGAGGTGGCGGACCGGGTGATCTTTATGGACGGCGGATATATTGTAGAGGAAGGCACGCCTGAAGAACTCTTTCAGAATACCCGGCATGAGCGGACCAAGGCGTTTCTGGGTAAGGTTTTATAA
- a CDS encoding dihydrofolate reductase family protein — MNMKDNKTILYIAMSLDGYIARLDGSVDWLFDVEGDGGDNGYAAFYQTIGSVVMGRNTYEEVLTLSEEFPYADRPTYVLSRSEQPPAPHVQFTTETVDTLIPRLKQNSDGDVWIVGGGILVEAVLAQKLLDEIEVAIIPKVLGEGIPLFPRGTVPSQFKMVRTQTLGQIISIRYKVQNSATEDTPLNI; from the coding sequence ATGAATATGAAAGATAACAAAACCATTTTGTACATTGCAATGAGTCTGGATGGATATATTGCTAGGCTGGACGGTTCTGTAGATTGGTTGTTTGATGTGGAGGGTGATGGTGGAGACAACGGGTATGCAGCATTTTATCAAACGATCGGCAGCGTTGTTATGGGACGTAATACGTATGAAGAGGTACTCACACTTTCTGAGGAATTCCCCTATGCGGATCGCCCAACGTATGTGCTGTCCCGCTCGGAACAGCCGCCCGCTCCACATGTACAGTTTACAACTGAGACGGTAGATACGCTCATCCCCCGATTAAAGCAGAATTCTGATGGAGACGTATGGATTGTGGGTGGCGGCATACTGGTTGAAGCTGTGTTGGCCCAGAAATTACTGGATGAGATTGAAGTCGCCATCATTCCGAAAGTTCTTGGTGAAGGCATCCCCTTATTCCCGAGAGGCACTGTGCCAAGTCAGTTCAAAATGGTCCGAACGCAGACGCTCGGACAGATCATCTCGATTCGTTATAAGGTACAGAACAGCGCTACAGAGGACACACCCTTGAATATCTAG
- a CDS encoding amino acid ABC transporter permease yields MDSSLQVIIDALPLLLEGTVVTLKLVVISLIIAMVIGLISGLMSTSLNRLLRLVATLYVDIIRGTPLLVQVYFIYFGLPVFLDMRIPAMTAGIIAISLNAGAYISEIFRAGINSISNGQHEAARSLGLSRFQTMRLVVLPQATRRMIPTFVNQFIITIKDTSLLSAIGIAELTQSGEIIISSNFRAFEIWGVVGIFYLIIIVLLSRASRFIERRYAIR; encoded by the coding sequence ATGGACTCCTCCTTGCAAGTCATCATAGACGCACTGCCTCTACTGTTAGAGGGTACAGTTGTGACGTTGAAACTGGTCGTGATCTCGCTCATCATTGCGATGGTAATCGGATTGATCTCAGGTCTGATGAGTACTTCCTTGAATCGATTGTTGCGGCTGGTAGCCACACTTTACGTGGATATCATCCGTGGTACACCCCTTCTGGTGCAGGTATATTTCATCTACTTCGGGCTGCCGGTGTTCCTGGATATGCGCATTCCGGCAATGACCGCAGGCATTATTGCGATTAGTCTGAATGCCGGAGCCTACATCTCGGAGATTTTCCGAGCGGGTATCAATTCCATTAGCAACGGGCAGCATGAGGCGGCACGATCCCTGGGCTTATCTCGTTTTCAGACGATGAGACTGGTCGTGTTGCCTCAGGCAACGCGGCGCATGATCCCTACCTTTGTGAACCAGTTCATTATTACGATTAAGGATACATCGCTATTGTCCGCGATCGGTATCGCCGAATTAACGCAGAGCGGGGAGATTATTATCTCCTCCAACTTCCGGGCTTTCGAAATCTGGGGTGTGGTGGGTATATTCTATCTGATCATCATTGTGCTATTGTCCCGGGCTTCCCGGTTCATTGAGAGGAGGTATGCAATCCGATGA